A single genomic interval of uncultured Desulfobacter sp. harbors:
- a CDS encoding MarR family transcriptional regulator — protein sequence MNKLKNESLGYSLHYTNRMAMAILQEKIKQYNVAVGQFPILVHLWEKQGLTQKALCDLIRVEQPTIANTLKRMERDGLVKRIPDKDDKRQWRIYLTDRALDLKDSLQAESRNVNKIIIGRLNKTEQKEFIRLIGIITSNLEKELSKERQ from the coding sequence ATGAATAAGTTAAAAAACGAATCGTTAGGATATTCCCTGCACTACACCAACCGTATGGCCATGGCGATCCTTCAAGAAAAAATCAAGCAGTATAACGTTGCCGTTGGGCAATTCCCCATACTTGTCCATTTATGGGAAAAACAAGGGCTCACGCAGAAAGCACTTTGTGATCTTATCCGTGTTGAACAACCTACCATTGCCAATACTCTGAAGCGTATGGAGCGGGATGGATTAGTAAAAAGGATACCTGATAAGGACGATAAACGGCAATGGCGGATTTATCTGACAGACAGGGCATTGGATCTTAAAGATTCACTGCAGGCGGAGTCCCGCAATGTAAATAAAATTATTATAGGACGGCTAAACAAAACCGAACAAAAAGAATTTATTCGCCTGATCGGGATTATAACCTCAAACCTTGAAAAAGAATTGTCAAAGGAACGTCAGTAA
- a CDS encoding FtsX-like permease family protein, with translation MTPFFLVTRELFERKQQLLTSLITILLGVAAIVSINTITQSSQTAIKQELEKLGANVLILPKSASIQSYYAADLQAGEMPETYVAKLSSSGIHGMDNLSPKLSTNIDINGQSFILTGILPVNEIRSKSLWQGASMFASNGLMTTQECIQADIPASDSGSKPISEKRFIESLDKNKVFIGYEAASSLGLSQGSSINVLGSDFTVASVLPPTGTVDDARLFAHLHQVQTLVNKPGLINVIEVVGCCQKIFEGLVPKINALLPDAKVMTIGHVAETQLKTNRMMTNISWVFLCLITLVGGAGIANYMFANVNDRKKEIGTLMAMGAGFGFILRLFFTKALILGIVGGLGGYVIGTILAMVLGPEIANIKVYPLAHLLGTAILISVGIALAASLLPARRAAKIDPCIAFKEI, from the coding sequence ATGACACCTTTTTTTCTTGTGACACGTGAACTGTTTGAACGAAAACAACAGCTCCTGACAAGCCTGATAACAATACTGCTGGGCGTTGCCGCCATCGTTTCCATCAATACCATCACGCAAAGCTCCCAGACTGCCATAAAACAAGAGCTGGAAAAATTAGGGGCAAATGTCCTGATTCTTCCAAAATCTGCCAGCATCCAAAGTTATTATGCTGCAGATCTCCAGGCAGGAGAAATGCCTGAAACCTACGTTGCCAAACTTTCCAGTAGCGGCATCCATGGCATGGATAACCTGTCACCAAAGCTGTCCACCAACATCGACATTAACGGGCAATCATTTATCCTGACCGGGATTTTACCGGTTAATGAGATTCGAAGTAAATCCCTGTGGCAGGGAGCGTCCATGTTTGCCTCAAACGGACTGATGACCACCCAGGAATGTATCCAGGCAGACATCCCGGCATCTGATTCCGGCAGTAAACCCATCAGTGAGAAACGCTTTATCGAATCTTTGGACAAAAATAAGGTATTCATAGGATATGAAGCAGCCTCTTCCCTGGGCCTGTCCCAGGGAAGCAGCATCAATGTTCTTGGATCAGATTTTACTGTTGCCTCAGTCTTGCCGCCCACCGGCACCGTGGATGACGCAAGGTTGTTTGCCCACCTTCACCAGGTACAGACACTGGTGAACAAACCCGGTCTCATCAATGTCATTGAAGTTGTTGGCTGTTGCCAGAAAATATTTGAGGGACTGGTACCTAAAATCAATGCCCTGCTTCCCGATGCCAAGGTCATGACCATCGGACATGTTGCCGAAACCCAGCTTAAGACCAATCGCATGATGACGAATATCTCCTGGGTGTTTCTGTGTCTGATAACACTGGTAGGAGGCGCAGGAATCGCCAACTACATGTTTGCCAATGTCAATGATAGAAAAAAAGAGATCGGCACCCTCATGGCAATGGGAGCCGGATTTGGATTCATCCTGAGGCTGTTTTTCACAAAAGCCCTCATCCTCGGGATTGTTGGAGGCTTAGGAGGCTATGTCATCGGCACCATCCTGGCCATGGTATTGGGACCTGAGATCGCCAATATCAAAGTATATCCCCTTGCGCACCTCCTGGGAACGGCGATCCTGATATCTGTGGGCATTGCCCTGGCTGCAAGTCTTTTACCTGCCAGGCGTGCTGCTAAAATTGATCCATGCATTGCTTTTAAGGAGATATAA
- a CDS encoding ABC transporter ATP-binding protein: MLKTDDVHVEYTLRGQAIKALDGVSLDITAGEFLAIVGPSGSGKSTLLQVMGGMLSPNQGRVFMDGESLYDQPVSRRASLRKSKVGFIFQTFNLIPYLTARQNVQIPLLLNNIPAPEQEQLAADLLTQVGLGDRQDHKPGELSSGQQQRVALARMLANDPQVIFADEPTGSLDPETSGQVMDFLTDLHETGRTIIMVTHAPEAADRASRCIRIVDGSIVNA, translated from the coding sequence ATGCTGAAAACAGACGATGTTCATGTTGAATACACATTACGCGGCCAGGCCATCAAAGCCCTGGACGGCGTCAGTCTGGATATCACTGCCGGAGAATTCCTGGCCATTGTCGGGCCCAGTGGAAGCGGCAAAAGCACCCTTCTTCAAGTCATGGGTGGGATGCTTTCCCCGAACCAGGGACGTGTTTTCATGGATGGGGAATCACTTTATGATCAACCTGTAAGCCGACGGGCGTCACTTAGGAAATCAAAGGTGGGCTTCATCTTCCAGACCTTTAATCTGATACCTTACCTGACGGCTAGGCAGAATGTCCAGATTCCTCTGCTGCTGAACAATATCCCGGCCCCTGAGCAGGAACAGCTTGCAGCAGACCTGCTGACCCAGGTGGGACTTGGAGACCGACAGGACCACAAACCTGGCGAACTCAGTTCCGGCCAGCAACAACGGGTTGCTCTTGCACGAATGCTGGCCAACGATCCCCAGGTCATCTTTGCCGATGAACCCACAGGTTCGCTGGACCCGGAAACCAGTGGGCAGGTGATGGATTTCCTCACGGATCTCCATGAAACCGGTCGAACCATTATCATGGTCACCCACGCCCCTGAGGCAGCAGATCGGGCATCTCGTTGCATACGGATTGTTGACGGAAGTATCGTCAATGCATAG
- a CDS encoding hydrogenase small subunit: protein MTELSMSRRSFLKYCGGIAATLGLNQSMIPKIVSALTSDGRPPVIWLHFAECTGCSEAFLRSTDPGVADILFDVLNVTYHETIQAACGEKAEQNRDRTVADHAGEFICVVEGAIPTANNGVYGMIGGRTMLDIAQSIIPHAKHTIALGTCAAYGGLPAASPNPTGAMGVKDAIGVETINITGCPPHPMNLVSCITSYLLNNEMPSLRSDGRPYFCHGQTIHSGCTVPHACMQGYNCKGPRTYNNCHLRLFNEESWCVQAEHQCIGCSEPGFWDNHAPFYNPMWMSMFATYRPTAVPHEYQTTASCNSCHSSDIFEEEESHQNDPRKFQQAMHREHEIRLMTSQSCANCHPEAPGGTFDPI from the coding sequence ATGACGGAATTGTCCATGAGCAGGCGATCATTCCTTAAATATTGCGGAGGGATCGCCGCAACATTAGGGTTGAATCAATCAATGATACCCAAAATCGTGTCTGCGCTGACAAGTGACGGCCGGCCGCCGGTCATCTGGTTGCACTTTGCAGAGTGCACCGGATGCAGCGAAGCGTTCCTGCGGTCCACAGATCCCGGTGTAGCGGACATATTGTTTGACGTTCTCAACGTAACCTACCATGAAACCATCCAGGCCGCCTGCGGGGAAAAGGCGGAACAGAACCGTGACCGGACCGTTGCCGATCATGCGGGTGAATTTATCTGCGTTGTTGAAGGGGCAATCCCCACCGCAAATAACGGCGTTTACGGGATGATCGGCGGACGGACCATGCTGGATATTGCGCAATCGATCATTCCCCATGCAAAACACACCATTGCCCTGGGCACCTGCGCCGCATACGGCGGATTGCCTGCCGCATCGCCCAATCCCACCGGCGCCATGGGGGTTAAAGACGCCATCGGCGTAGAGACCATCAACATCACGGGCTGCCCTCCCCATCCCATGAACCTGGTATCCTGTATTACCAGTTACCTGCTGAATAATGAAATGCCGTCACTCCGTTCCGACGGGCGCCCCTATTTCTGTCACGGCCAGACCATCCATTCCGGCTGCACCGTGCCCCACGCCTGTATGCAAGGGTATAACTGTAAAGGGCCGCGTACATACAACAATTGTCATCTTCGTCTTTTCAACGAAGAATCCTGGTGCGTTCAGGCCGAGCACCAGTGCATCGGATGTTCAGAACCCGGATTCTGGGATAACCATGCCCCCTTTTATAACCCCATGTGGATGTCCATGTTCGCCACCTACCGCCCCACGGCCGTTCCCCATGAATATCAAACCACGGCATCCTGTAACAGCTGCCACAGCAGTGACATCTTTGAAGAGGAAGAATCCCACCAGAATGATCCCAGAAAATTTCAGCAAGCCATGCACAGGGAACATGAGATACGCTTGATGACCAGCCAAAGCTGTGCAAACTGCCACCCCGAAGCCCCCGGCGGCACCTTCGATCCCATTTAA
- a CDS encoding nickel-dependent hydrogenase large subunit, producing MPKPSTPQIITSVSTLNVPEGGQAAFNVKLSSRPSEKTTVVTAQRTSGDSSISIPSGTSLSFTRSNYNSWQTIILAAAEDSDSFDGQAVISLSGNGLQPVQVTAKEIDNDQITPVYQIKTDKSAITVAEGTSATFNVKLTADPGQLVAVTVGHQSGDLDISVTSGGTYYFDSSNWDSDLPVTLKAAEDADTANGQAVFAVSAPGADTVFITASETDSGSEGTSRRIVIDPVSRIEGHLRVEVEVSNGTIGKAWSSATLYRGIESILAGRDPHDAPLITQRLCGVCTYVHQLCSIRAIENAVGADIPDNARIVRNLSLGAQFMHDHIVHFFHLHGLDWVDITSALNADPVATENLALDVSPTADTVDFAAVKSRVQGLVDTGNLGPFANAYWGHSDYNLSPEENLLVCAHYLSGLELQLVAARMMAILGGKNPHPQSTIVGGVTCGGELSPSRLGTFRDYLEQTRHFVNTVYLPDLKLVASKYPQWANVGGFSNFMACGEFQQSGLPEDMLMPPGVILNGDIFNVQPLDESGITEHVARSWYSGTDDLHPLSGQTNPEFTGLNVEDRYSWFKAPRYDGAAMEVGPLARVLMGYGLGKPEFVDTVQNFLLATGLSEADLLSTLGRTAARGLETAIIGNAMTGWLDQLESNLSSGNKEIYRNYDMKTNSGRGFLEAPRGALGHWISIENNATSRYQMVVPTTWNLGPRCVDSIPGPMEQALVGVPVADPENPVEILRVIHSFDPCVACGVHVIDLDNNKTYEIKVI from the coding sequence ATGCCCAAGCCATCCACACCCCAGATCATCACCAGCGTATCAACCTTAAATGTGCCGGAAGGGGGACAGGCCGCGTTTAATGTCAAGCTCTCCTCACGGCCAAGTGAAAAAACCACCGTTGTCACAGCCCAACGCACCTCCGGAGACAGCAGTATCTCTATCCCGTCCGGTACGTCTTTGAGTTTTACAAGATCAAACTATAATTCATGGCAGACCATTATTCTGGCGGCTGCTGAAGACAGCGATTCCTTTGATGGTCAGGCCGTCATCAGTTTGTCCGGAAACGGACTGCAGCCGGTCCAGGTCACGGCCAAAGAAATTGACAATGACCAAATTACACCGGTCTACCAGATCAAAACAGATAAAAGCGCCATTACGGTTGCCGAAGGCACCAGCGCTACATTCAATGTTAAACTCACGGCCGACCCGGGTCAACTGGTTGCCGTCACCGTGGGACATCAATCCGGTGACCTGGATATCTCGGTGACCTCCGGCGGCACTTATTATTTTGACTCGTCAAACTGGGATAGTGACCTGCCGGTAACACTGAAAGCGGCCGAAGACGCTGACACAGCTAACGGCCAAGCCGTGTTTGCCGTTTCTGCACCTGGTGCGGATACGGTTTTTATAACCGCTTCCGAAACCGACTCCGGAAGCGAGGGCACCAGCCGGCGGATCGTTATCGACCCGGTATCACGGATTGAGGGGCATCTGCGTGTGGAAGTTGAAGTCAGCAACGGCACAATCGGTAAAGCCTGGTCCTCCGCCACCCTTTACCGGGGTATCGAATCCATACTGGCCGGGCGGGACCCCCATGACGCCCCCCTCATTACCCAGCGCCTGTGCGGGGTATGCACCTATGTACATCAGCTTTGTTCCATCCGGGCCATTGAAAATGCCGTTGGCGCCGACATTCCCGACAATGCCCGGATCGTGCGGAACCTGAGCCTCGGCGCCCAGTTCATGCATGACCACATCGTCCATTTTTTTCATCTCCACGGTCTTGACTGGGTGGATATCACCTCAGCCCTCAATGCCGACCCTGTCGCCACGGAAAACCTTGCCCTTGACGTATCTCCCACTGCCGACACTGTGGATTTTGCGGCGGTAAAATCCAGGGTACAGGGCCTGGTTGACACCGGCAATCTAGGCCCCTTTGCCAATGCCTACTGGGGGCACTCGGATTACAACCTGAGTCCCGAGGAAAACCTGCTGGTCTGCGCCCACTATCTATCCGGGCTTGAACTTCAACTTGTTGCCGCCAGGATGATGGCCATTCTGGGCGGAAAGAATCCCCATCCTCAATCCACCATCGTCGGCGGCGTGACTTGCGGAGGAGAGCTCTCCCCCTCAAGGCTCGGCACCTTCCGGGATTATCTGGAACAGACCCGGCATTTTGTGAATACCGTATACCTGCCGGACCTTAAACTGGTTGCGTCCAAATATCCCCAGTGGGCCAATGTCGGGGGCTTCAGTAATTTTATGGCCTGCGGTGAATTCCAGCAAAGCGGCCTGCCGGAGGATATGCTCATGCCGCCAGGTGTCATCCTCAACGGTGATATCTTCAATGTACAGCCTCTGGACGAATCCGGCATCACCGAACATGTGGCGCGTTCATGGTATTCTGGCACCGACGATCTCCATCCCCTGAGCGGACAGACCAATCCTGAATTCACAGGTCTCAATGTAGAGGACCGCTATTCCTGGTTTAAGGCACCGAGATACGATGGGGCCGCCATGGAAGTCGGCCCGCTGGCGCGGGTGCTGATGGGATACGGACTGGGAAAACCCGAATTTGTTGATACGGTTCAAAATTTCCTTTTGGCTACCGGGCTATCCGAAGCGGATCTTCTTTCCACCCTTGGCCGTACTGCTGCCCGGGGCCTGGAAACGGCAATTATTGGCAATGCCATGACCGGTTGGCTGGATCAGCTGGAAAGTAATCTCAGTTCAGGAAATAAGGAAATTTACAGAAATTATGACATGAAAACCAATTCAGGACGAGGTTTTTTAGAAGCGCCCAGGGGGGCTCTGGGGCATTGGATAAGTATAGAAAACAATGCAACCAGCCGATATCAGATGGTTGTGCCGACCACCTGGAACCTTGGACCGCGGTGCGTGGACAGTATTCCAGGTCCCATGGAGCAGGCCTTGGTCGGTGTTCCGGTGGCGGACCCTGAAAATCCCGTTGAAATTCTAAGGGTCATCCATTCATTTGACCCCTGTGTTGCCTGCGGGGTTCATGTCATTGATCTTGACAATAACAAAACCTACGAGATTAAAGTTATCTAA
- a CDS encoding HyaD/HybD family hydrogenase maturation endopeptidase has translation MKYRNILVLGIGNLLLHDEGIGIHALRDLENHYKFSDNVTLMDGGTLGMRLLDHIEQADYLIVADTFCSNKPPGTLTRLSMAELESQVAAKNSMHQVSFLDTLSHARLLGILPETILVGCEPENLNPWGEDLTPSVEAAKPKMVKMIIREIRKAGGKVIRIRETG, from the coding sequence ATGAAATATAGAAATATTCTTGTTCTGGGCATCGGAAATCTTTTGTTGCATGATGAAGGCATCGGTATACACGCCTTGCGTGATCTGGAGAACCATTATAAATTTTCTGATAACGTCACTTTAATGGATGGCGGCACTCTGGGAATGCGCCTTTTAGATCACATCGAACAGGCGGATTATTTGATTGTTGCAGACACATTCTGCAGCAATAAACCCCCGGGAACCCTGACCAGATTATCCATGGCCGAACTCGAAAGCCAGGTTGCGGCCAAAAATTCCATGCACCAGGTTTCCTTTCTGGACACACTCAGCCACGCAAGGCTATTAGGGATTCTGCCGGAAACAATCCTGGTGGGATGCGAACCGGAGAACCTCAACCCGTGGGGGGAAGATCTGACACCCTCAGTGGAAGCGGCAAAACCCAAAATGGTTAAAATGATAATCCGGGAAATCCGGAAGGCCGGCGGGAAGGTTATACGCATAAGGGAAACGGGGTGA
- a CDS encoding cytochrome c peroxidase, which yields MMKKLTGILMSSLFLISAVWAAGGTTVDPNMEQLGMRLYNDKNMSFNGTQSCRNCHHHFSGFADITNHLDPYANFVSTGADGVSKGGRNAPSAAYAGYSPILKKKSSEWVGGMFWDGRAAGWVLGDPLAEQAQGPPLNPVEMGMPDKQTVINVINDSDYRDLWITVFGSGSLGDAEAAYDNFGRAIAAFERSTDVTKFSSKFDVAQLSDVEQAGQVLFEANCASCHSTTAAFGAEAPLFTNYKYANLGVPANPEIPSEGADLDLGLGPVVDDDAQNGKFKIPTLRNIALSAPYSHNGLFPTLMEMLQFINNRSDFTPEVPYNLSEDVGNLGLSQEALENIEAFLMTLTDDY from the coding sequence ATGATGAAAAAACTGACAGGAATTTTAATGAGTTCCCTATTTTTAATTTCGGCGGTTTGGGCTGCCGGCGGTACGACCGTTGATCCTAATATGGAACAACTTGGGATGAGGCTTTATAACGATAAAAACATGTCATTTAACGGCACCCAGTCCTGCCGGAACTGCCATCACCATTTCAGTGGATTTGCGGATATCACCAATCACCTGGATCCCTATGCCAACTTTGTTTCAACAGGTGCAGACGGTGTTAGTAAAGGCGGGCGGAATGCCCCTTCCGCTGCTTATGCCGGGTATAGTCCGATATTGAAAAAGAAGTCGAGCGAATGGGTCGGTGGGATGTTTTGGGACGGCCGTGCAGCTGGCTGGGTACTGGGAGACCCCCTAGCAGAACAGGCTCAGGGACCGCCTTTGAATCCTGTTGAAATGGGCATGCCGGATAAACAGACAGTGATTAATGTGATTAATGATTCAGATTACCGTGACTTGTGGATCACGGTTTTCGGATCTGGATCACTTGGGGACGCGGAAGCCGCATATGATAACTTCGGCAGAGCGATAGCCGCATTTGAACGCTCCACCGACGTGACTAAATTCTCTTCAAAGTTCGATGTGGCACAGCTTTCCGATGTGGAACAGGCCGGCCAGGTTCTTTTCGAGGCCAATTGCGCCTCATGTCATTCCACGACAGCGGCGTTTGGGGCGGAAGCACCACTTTTTACCAATTACAAGTACGCAAATCTCGGTGTTCCGGCAAACCCGGAAATTCCATCGGAAGGAGCGGATTTGGATTTGGGTTTGGGCCCTGTCGTTGACGATGACGCCCAAAACGGAAAATTTAAAATCCCAACCCTGCGAAATATCGCGCTTTCAGCCCCTTATTCCCATAACGGCCTGTTTCCAACCCTTATGGAAATGCTGCAGTTTATCAACAATCGCAGCGATTTTACCCCGGAAGTGCCATACAACCTGTCAGAAGACGTTGGGAACCTGGGCTTGTCACAGGAAGCTCTTGAAAATATAGAAGCATTTTTAATGACTCTGACAGATGACTATTAA
- a CDS encoding RNA polymerase sigma factor: MIRYESLTDEQLVPLSLKDEKSFYCLMKRYDVKILRYIKHITNINQKEAEDILQEILIKVYKNLNGFNPKLSFSSWIYRIAHNEVINNYRKNKSHSKTISSDMGNDDNGLPELIYDTFDIHEKYISKEKTETIRTALAELPDKYREILILRYFEDQSYKEISDILRKPQGTIATLVNRAKLKFKKLAVKYELNG, from the coding sequence ATGATAAGATATGAAAGCCTGACAGACGAGCAATTGGTTCCACTTTCATTGAAAGATGAAAAGAGCTTCTATTGCCTGATGAAAAGATATGATGTTAAAATATTACGTTATATTAAGCATATAACCAATATAAACCAAAAAGAGGCCGAAGATATACTTCAGGAAATATTAATCAAAGTATATAAAAATCTGAATGGCTTCAATCCTAAATTATCATTTTCAAGCTGGATTTATCGAATTGCCCACAATGAAGTGATAAATAATTACCGTAAAAACAAATCTCATTCGAAAACAATCAGTTCGGATATGGGAAATGATGATAATGGCCTGCCGGAACTCATTTATGATACCTTTGATATTCATGAAAAATATATATCAAAAGAAAAGACTGAAACAATAAGAACGGCACTCGCCGAACTTCCGGATAAATATAGGGAAATACTTATCCTCCGTTACTTTGAAGATCAGAGTTATAAAGAGATAAGTGATATTCTTCGAAAGCCTCAAGGGACTATTGCGACCCTTGTAAACCGGGCAAAATTAAAATTTAAAAAATTGGCCGTAAAATATGAACTGAATGGATAA
- a CDS encoding OsmC family protein, whose amino-acid sequence MKFKLSTLVILAALIISGSTAYAQNDAKQNSKVYQIETRLDNYMRPTTFTPTNAIPVNGAISENIVTTTQNILNKEAHFLKKGLVKPVGETQFSAWELVSDEGGSGHSQTAPNPLTYYAAGASSSLLTQVERLIKILALDIEDAKVESKIFFRWSDPMSDNWSGYTDKVISNILIESSESPEKIKELKEKALKAWAVGEGLANKTPIDVGILINADDWAGLEARPGKVESPISIDNGRIITNVTPDLNLQTVEVEKDLGLDMGHFPNPFVFSEISIAESAHDDRRPYLHKIRAKSLTENYQTWELYTDDSRGYEGVDNAPTSRDYFTVGTSFCLMSQLTANRMYFRKQGINIDDFRVEHQFNYQQDNFMTPAMTGHLDDVITRVIVKSDAAEQALADYARQALRMCFAGEGVQNETEMESNVYLNGTILK is encoded by the coding sequence ATGAAATTTAAATTAAGTACACTAGTAATACTGGCAGCACTCATTATTTCAGGCAGCACAGCTTATGCACAAAATGATGCAAAGCAAAACTCTAAAGTTTATCAGATTGAAACCAGGCTGGATAATTATATGCGCCCTACAACGTTTACCCCTACAAACGCAATACCGGTCAATGGCGCAATCTCTGAAAATATTGTTACGACTACGCAGAATATCCTCAACAAAGAGGCTCATTTTCTTAAGAAAGGTCTCGTAAAACCTGTCGGCGAAACGCAATTCAGCGCGTGGGAGCTTGTAAGTGATGAAGGTGGTTCCGGACATAGCCAAACAGCGCCGAATCCCTTAACCTATTATGCTGCCGGCGCTTCTTCAAGCCTATTGACCCAAGTTGAAAGATTAATAAAAATATTGGCATTAGACATTGAAGATGCAAAAGTTGAATCAAAAATATTTTTTAGATGGTCTGATCCGATGAGTGATAACTGGTCTGGTTATACTGATAAAGTCATCTCCAACATTCTCATTGAAAGTAGTGAATCGCCTGAAAAGATAAAAGAATTAAAAGAGAAAGCGCTTAAAGCGTGGGCAGTTGGTGAAGGATTGGCAAATAAAACACCAATTGATGTAGGAATTCTCATCAATGCGGATGATTGGGCCGGATTGGAAGCTCGTCCTGGTAAAGTAGAGTCACCGATCTCTATTGATAATGGCCGCATTATCACCAATGTAACACCTGATCTGAATCTGCAGACAGTTGAAGTGGAAAAAGATTTGGGTCTGGATATGGGGCATTTCCCCAATCCGTTTGTATTTAGTGAAATATCCATAGCAGAATCTGCACATGATGATAGGCGTCCATATCTGCATAAAATCAGAGCGAAATCCCTGACCGAAAACTACCAGACCTGGGAGCTTTATACCGATGATAGCCGTGGATATGAGGGGGTCGATAACGCACCTACATCAAGAGACTATTTTACTGTAGGAACTTCATTTTGTCTGATGAGTCAGCTTACCGCAAATAGAATGTACTTCCGGAAACAGGGCATCAATATCGATGATTTCAGAGTTGAACACCAGTTTAACTACCAGCAGGATAATTTTATGACGCCGGCAATGACCGGTCATCTTGATGATGTAATTACCAGGGTCATCGTGAAAAGTGATGCTGCAGAACAGGCGCTGGCGGATTATGCGAGACAAGCCCTTCGCATGTGTTTTGCCGGCGAGGGTGTTCAAAATGAGACAGAGATGGAATCAAATGTTTACCTCAATGGGACGATCCTTAAGTAG
- a CDS encoding acyl-CoA dehydrogenase family protein → MDFNPCMKHQVVRKTVREFAENEIKPHAASLDREGRFPTEIVEKMGPLNYFGLQVPPSLGGAGLDTISYAIVIEELSRVCAALGLCVSVHNSVGLYPILKFGTEEQIARFVPDMAAGKHIGAFCLTEANAGSDAGSVETTATKTDDGYTINGTKIFVTNGGVCDVVLVFAVDPGSQGRSRPNVFIVEKNCPGFSVGEIEDLCGMRANPVSSLFFEDCRIPEINLLGKPGQGLKIGLTALDTGRIGIAAQALGIAQAAFEAALSYAKERRQFNSPLTKFQTIQNYLADMATSIESSRLLLYRAAAAKDKGGDFGAQSAMAKLSCSATARTVTDLAVQIHGGYGYSREYDVERYFREAKVTQIYEGTSEVQKMVIARHLITRPS, encoded by the coding sequence ATGGATTTTAACCCCTGCATGAAACACCAGGTGGTCAGAAAAACGGTGCGGGAGTTTGCTGAAAATGAGATCAAACCCCATGCTGCAAGCCTGGACAGGGAAGGGCGCTTCCCCACTGAAATTGTCGAAAAGATGGGGCCTTTGAATTACTTTGGCCTGCAGGTGCCGCCGTCCTTAGGGGGTGCCGGCCTTGACACCATTTCCTATGCCATTGTGATTGAGGAATTGTCCAGGGTGTGCGCAGCTCTCGGGCTTTGCGTGTCTGTTCACAACAGCGTGGGCCTGTATCCCATTTTAAAGTTCGGCACCGAGGAGCAAATTGCTCGCTTTGTTCCGGATATGGCGGCAGGGAAACATATCGGTGCATTTTGCCTGACCGAGGCCAATGCCGGTTCCGATGCCGGTAGCGTGGAGACCACGGCAACAAAGACCGACGACGGCTACACCATCAACGGCACCAAGATTTTTGTCACCAATGGCGGGGTCTGTGATGTGGTTCTGGTCTTTGCCGTGGATCCGGGCAGCCAGGGACGGTCCCGGCCCAATGTTTTTATTGTGGAAAAGAATTGCCCTGGATTTAGTGTGGGAGAAATAGAGGATTTATGCGGCATGCGGGCCAATCCGGTCTCGTCCCTGTTTTTTGAGGACTGCCGGATTCCTGAGATTAATCTTCTGGGTAAACCGGGTCAGGGGCTGAAAATCGGTTTGACTGCCTTGGATACCGGCCGAATCGGTATTGCGGCCCAGGCGTTAGGCATTGCCCAGGCGGCATTTGAGGCGGCCTTGAGTTATGCCAAGGAGCGCCGGCAGTTCAACAGCCCTTTGACAAAATTTCAAACCATCCAGAACTATCTGGCAGATATGGCCACATCCATTGAATCCTCGCGCCTGCTTCTCTACCGGGCCGCTGCAGCCAAGGACAAAGGCGGTGATTTCGGGGCCCAGTCAGCCATGGCTAAACTGTCCTGTAGTGCCACGGCACGCACAGTAACGGATCTGGCCGTCCAGATCCATGGTGGATACGGATACTCCAGAGAATATGATGTGGAACGCTATTTCAGGGAAGCCAAGGTGACCCAGATCTACGAAGGCACCAGTGAAGTGCAGAAGATGGTCATCGCAAGGCATCTGATTACCCGGCCCAGTTAA